Part of the Pseudomonadota bacterium genome is shown below.
CTCGCCGCCGACTACGCCCGCGCTGCGCCGCGGTGCGCCAGGGACGGTGCTTCGTGGTTGGTGGCGCGGCCCTGCGTTTATTTGCGACAACCTAACGGACCCTTTCATGCGTACCAAGCTCACGCCACAGTCCGCCCTGGCGATCGCGGCGATCCTGGCCGTCCTCGCTATAATCATCCTCATCGGGGCACAGGACCGGATCTCGTTTCCCGCGCAGGACGGGTGGATCATCCACGCGGACCTGTACGGAGCGAGTGATCGCGGCGTGGTGCTGGTCCATGGAGGCGGGAAGACGAAGAGTGATTGGAAGGAGCAGGCGCAGATACTCGTGAAGGCAGGCTTTCGCGTGCTCGCGATCGACCTGCGAGGGTTCGGCCTGTCCCGCGATGGCCCGCTGTCCGCCAACCGCGAGGCCATGTCGTTCGACGTGCTGGCCGCTGTGCGCTATCTGCGGAAGACAGGCGCAAAGACCGTGGCGGTGGTCGGTGCAAGCATAGGAGGCGACGCGACGGAAGACGCCCTCGGCCTCGCGACGCCCGGCGAGATCGATCGCGCCGTGCTACTGGCGCACAGCGCCTACGGGCCGCCCAAAAAATTGATCGGTCGCAAGCTGTTCATCGTGACGCGCGACGACGCCAACGACGCGGGCCTGAGACTTCCGAAGATTCGCCGGCAGTACCAGCGATCTCCGGAGCCGAAAGAGTTGGTCGTCCTCGACGGCTCCGCGCACGCTCAGTTCGTGTTCGGCACGGATCAGGGGGAGCGGCTGATGCGCGAGATTCTGCGCTTCCTTTCGGCGCGGTGACAGGAGGCCCTCGCTGGGCCGCAGGCCCGCTAGAACCAGAGCCGAGAGCTGCGGGACATGCACATCCTCCAGGCGAACTTCGCCTACGACGGCACCCTCGCCGATCCCGACGCGCTGCTGGACAGGTACCGCACGCTAACGGGCTGGAGCGAAGCACTGGTCGACGAGCACACGGTCGCGATCGGCCGGGCGAACGGCCTGCACCCAGCTTTGTCCCTGCGCCTTGCCGCGGAGTTAAACCCACCATTTCGCACCAGCGTTTATCGACGAATGTATGCAGTCCGCGATCGTCGGTGCGAAACAGTCCGGCAGAGGGGCCGTCTGCAGCGATTCTCATTTTTAGTTTCTGTTTTGTACGCGCCGCGCTGCGCTACTTCACCGGTTTTGCCGGCCTGATTCTCGATGTCGTGCGCGGTCTCTTGCGTTTCCTGCGCCGCGCGCTGGGCGAACTGAGTGATCTGATCGACATTCCGGCTGACGCCTTCGTTTCGCGTTCTCGGCATAGACTTCTTTCGCGGCTTCGGTTTGCGCCCTGAAAATACGGGACGCGCCTTGCAGCGACAAATCGGTGAAGCGCATCAAGATCGCGAAGTTCTGCTTGCCGAGTTCAATAAATTGTTGTGAAGGATTTTGCATCGGTGTCTCCTCTCTGGATTTAGTGCTCAAACCCGCCGCCCGACATGAGCTTGCAGCATGACCGCTTATTGTCGCGCCGCAATAGACGGTTGAAATCGGACAAAGGCCCATTCTGATGTCAACGAATGTCCTACATGTGACAGGAGGTGAAAGTCGGGGATCGGGAATAGGGGATCGGGGAAGCGAGGCTGACTTTGATTTCCTATCCCCTATACCCCGAACACCCGCTTGAGCAGCCGGGCCCAGCTCATGCGCGCAGACGCCGAGTGCTGGGGCACGTCACCGGGATTATACACTACGCCAGATTAGTCGACTTCTAAGCGTCCTCGTACCCTTGAAACATCCGTGTCTAGGTTGCCGAATTCTCGAACCGGAAAGTGCTGACTGTTGTTATAAACAACACTACGGATAGCGAGGCCAGGGCCGCACTACCTCGCTAGGACAAAACGCGAGTGCGCCACATCGAAGCTATCACCCACCTGCACCCGATGCTCGACGGTGTATTGCCCGGATGCGGCAGAGGGGGGTAATGTCAGCTCGGTTACCTGGGTATTGAGGCCTGCCCTTGCGTATCGATTGTCGATACCGTCTCGCCCGATTTTCCGGCCGTTTCTCAGCAACACCCATCTGGCTTTCACAAGAGCTTCCTTGTCGCTTGCCGGAAGGGTTAGAGAATACTCGGTATAAAACCGTACGGTCTCGCCCGGTCTCACACGAACACGCGAGGGGGTGACCTCTCGGATCGCTACTTGCCTGGTCTGGCGTGCCTTGAGCTCGTTGCGAAGGGTGGCTACGGTTTCCGATTCCGGTGCGATCACGGCGGCTTCATCGAGCCTGGTCCGAGCCGCGTCCCATTGCTTACGATCGAGGGCTTCCCGGGCCGCGCTGATGAGCCGCGCCGCTATATCCTGTATGGCTCGTATCGCCTCCTCGACATCGGGCCGAAGCGCGAGGACCGCCCAATATTTTTCAATCGCATTCCTCCCGGGGGGATGGGTTAGTCGACCGGCATCGAGATCCGCCTTCGCTGCCTCGAGGAGGGTACCGATGTGCTGATCCAAGCTCGGTTGGGAAAGGGTGGGCTCTCCGGCTGGATCCTCACGGCCTTGTGCCACACTGTCCGGCGCGAGCTGCTCCGGTACGGGTACTTCGGCCGCCGGCTTGGGTATGGTTTCGGTTGCCTCCTCGCGCAAGAGGTTTTGGGAAAGCCATCCCTCTGCTGCATCGTAAAGGATAGCAAACGAACCCGGACGCATCCATGCCAAGGAGAGCCCCAGACCCAGTATCCCTGCGATCGCGGCAGAGTACCCGAGCCACTTGCCGCGGTGCCGTCGTCGCACGTCCCGTTCGGGAGGACTG
Proteins encoded:
- a CDS encoding alpha/beta hydrolase translates to MRTKLTPQSALAIAAILAVLAIIILIGAQDRISFPAQDGWIIHADLYGASDRGVVLVHGGGKTKSDWKEQAQILVKAGFRVLAIDLRGFGLSRDGPLSANREAMSFDVLAAVRYLRKTGAKTVAVVGASIGGDATEDALGLATPGEIDRAVLLAHSAYGPPKKLIGRKLFIVTRDDANDAGLRLPKIRRQYQRSPEPKELVVLDGSAHAQFVFGTDQGERLMREILRFLSAR